A stretch of the Azorhizobium caulinodans ORS 571 genome encodes the following:
- a CDS encoding sarcosine oxidase subunit beta family protein, with translation MRYSVFSLLANALTGQKGWKPAWRDAAPKPAYDVIVVGGGGHGLATAYYLAKEHGIRNVAVIEKGWIGSGNAGRNTTIIRSNYLLPGNEPFYEWSMKLWEGLEQDLNYNAMVSQRGVLNLCHTDAQRDAYARRGNAMRLNGADAELLDQDGVRAMYPFLDFENARFPIKGGLLQRRGGTARHDAVVWGYARGADRLGVDIVQNCEVTGFIRENGAVVGVETTRGPIRAKKVGLAVAGSTSRLTSKLDMRLPIESHVLQAFVSEGLKPLIDGVITFGAGHFYVSQSDKGGLVFGGDIDGYNSYAQRGNLPVVEDVAESAMALIPRLGRVRMLRSWGGVMDMSMDGTPIIDLTPIPGLYLNTGWCYGGFKATPASGWCFAWTLAKDAPHALNAAMRLDRFRTGHIIDEKGVGAQPNLH, from the coding sequence ATGCGCTATTCCGTCTTCAGCCTCTTGGCCAATGCCCTCACCGGGCAGAAGGGCTGGAAGCCCGCCTGGCGCGATGCCGCGCCCAAGCCCGCCTATGACGTGATCGTGGTGGGCGGCGGCGGCCACGGCCTCGCCACCGCTTATTACCTTGCGAAAGAGCATGGCATCCGCAACGTGGCGGTGATCGAAAAGGGCTGGATCGGTTCCGGCAATGCCGGGCGCAACACCACCATCATCCGCTCGAACTATCTGCTGCCGGGCAACGAGCCCTTCTACGAATGGTCCATGAAGCTGTGGGAGGGCCTGGAACAGGACCTCAACTACAATGCCATGGTCAGCCAGCGCGGCGTGCTGAACCTGTGCCACACGGACGCCCAGCGCGACGCCTATGCGCGGCGCGGCAACGCCATGCGGCTCAATGGCGCGGATGCCGAACTGCTGGATCAGGATGGCGTGCGCGCCATGTATCCCTTCCTCGATTTCGAGAATGCGCGCTTCCCCATCAAGGGCGGCCTGCTCCAGCGGCGCGGCGGCACGGCCCGCCATGACGCGGTGGTGTGGGGCTATGCCCGCGGGGCGGACCGGCTCGGCGTGGACATCGTGCAGAATTGCGAGGTCACCGGCTTCATCCGCGAGAATGGCGCGGTGGTGGGGGTGGAGACCACGCGCGGGCCGATCCGGGCGAAGAAGGTGGGCCTTGCGGTCGCCGGCTCCACCTCGCGGCTCACCTCGAAGCTCGACATGCGCCTGCCCATCGAGAGCCACGTGCTCCAGGCCTTCGTCTCGGAAGGCCTGAAGCCGCTTATCGACGGCGTGATCACTTTCGGCGCCGGGCATTTCTACGTGAGCCAGTCCGACAAGGGCGGCCTCGTCTTCGGCGGCGACATCGACGGCTACAATTCCTATGCCCAGCGCGGCAACCTGCCGGTGGTGGAGGATGTGGCGGAGAGCGCCATGGCGCTCATCCCGCGCCTCGGCCGCGTGCGGATGCTGCGCTCCTGGGGCGGCGTCATGGACATGTCCATGGACGGCACGCCGATCATCGATCTGACGCCCATCCCCGGCCTCTATCTCAACACCGGCTGGTGCTACGGCGGCTTCAAGGCAACGCCCGCCTCCGGCTGGTGCTTCGCCTGGACGCTGGCCAAGGACGCGCCCCACGCGCTCAACGCCGCCATGCGGCTCGACCGCTTCCGCACCGGACACATCATCGACGAAAAGGGCGTCGGCGCGCAGCCGAACCTGCACTGA
- a CDS encoding GlxA family transcriptional regulator, producing the protein MTPSGSRTFGFLLLPDFALLTYASAIEPLRAANALSGQDLYRWRHISVDGQPVKASNGVAIAVDERVGETLALDALVAVAGGNPARFRHKATFTFLRRLAHRGVMLAGISGGPYALARAGVLAGHRCTLHWEHIPAFTEEFPDLDVKRTLYEIDRDRVTCAGGIATLDMMADLIARDHGPGLANAVSEWFLRTQARPASGAQRMAPRERFGIGNAKVLSVLAEMEARLEEPATRQELAALAGISLRQLERLFADHLGETLGAHYLRVRLDRARSLLKQTALPVAEVAMACGFVSTSHFSRAYKARFGASPKGERV; encoded by the coding sequence GTGACACCCAGCGGCTCGCGCACCTTCGGCTTCCTGCTGCTGCCGGATTTCGCGCTCCTCACCTATGCCAGCGCCATCGAGCCCTTGCGGGCGGCCAACGCCCTTTCGGGGCAGGATCTCTATCGCTGGCGGCACATTTCGGTGGATGGGCAGCCGGTGAAGGCCTCCAACGGCGTCGCCATCGCGGTCGATGAGCGGGTGGGGGAGACTCTCGCGCTCGACGCTCTGGTGGCGGTGGCGGGCGGCAATCCGGCGCGCTTCCGCCACAAGGCCACCTTCACCTTCCTGCGCCGGCTCGCCCACCGGGGCGTCATGCTGGCGGGCATCTCGGGTGGGCCTTATGCGCTCGCCCGCGCCGGCGTGCTGGCGGGCCACCGCTGCACACTCCACTGGGAGCACATCCCGGCCTTCACGGAGGAGTTTCCGGACTTGGACGTGAAGCGCACGCTCTATGAGATCGACCGCGACCGCGTGACCTGCGCGGGCGGCATCGCCACGCTCGACATGATGGCGGATCTCATCGCCCGCGATCACGGGCCGGGGCTCGCCAACGCGGTGTCCGAATGGTTCCTGCGCACGCAGGCCCGCCCCGCCTCCGGCGCGCAGCGCATGGCGCCCCGCGAACGTTTCGGCATCGGCAATGCCAAGGTGCTGAGCGTTCTGGCGGAAATGGAGGCGCGGCTGGAGGAGCCGGCCACGCGGCAGGAACTGGCGGCGCTGGCGGGCATCTCCCTCCGCCAGCTGGAGCGGCTGTTCGCCGACCATCTGGGCGAGACGCTGGGTGCCCATTATCTGCGCGTGCGGCTCGATCGCGCCCGCTCCCTGCTGAAGCAGACGGCCTTGCCGGTGGCCGAGGTGGCCATGGCGTGCGGCTTTGTCTCCACCAGCCATTTTTCGCGCGCCTACAAGGCCCGCTTCGGCGCCTCGCCCAAGGGCGAGCGGGTATAA
- a CDS encoding cupin domain-containing protein: MLSRRGFVSCAICAAVGMVASGADAVAQTPGVVRTVLQKTEFPGDKYVCILMTAEFDAGLKVARHTHPGVESTVLVAGGGTLSVKGQPDRVMAAGDGFQIPPEVPHAFQVGSEKVRLAITYIVEKDKPLSSPAPE, from the coding sequence ATGCTCAGCAGACGAGGGTTTGTATCCTGCGCGATCTGCGCAGCGGTGGGGATGGTGGCGTCTGGCGCCGATGCGGTGGCGCAGACGCCGGGCGTGGTGCGCACCGTCCTGCAGAAGACGGAATTTCCCGGTGACAAATATGTCTGCATCCTGATGACGGCGGAGTTCGACGCTGGCCTGAAGGTGGCGCGCCACACCCATCCCGGCGTGGAATCGACCGTTCTGGTCGCCGGCGGCGGCACGCTCTCGGTGAAGGGGCAGCCCGACCGCGTCATGGCCGCCGGCGACGGCTTCCAGATCCCGCCCGAGGTGCCCCATGCCTTCCAGGTGGGCAGCGAGAAGGTGCGCCTCGCCATCACCTATATCGTCGAGAAGGACAAGCCGCTGTCCTCGCCGGCGCCGGAATAG
- the glnT gene encoding type III glutamate--ammonia ligase: MARLPKQVKDAEGRASAASASLATIAQERGIKYFLISYVDLFGGLRAKLVPASAIEEMQKAGAGFAGFATWLDMSPADPDLFAVPDPSSLIQLPWNPEVGWLASDLVMDGKIVEQAPRSVLKAQLARAEALGYEMKSGVECEYFLISADGSAIHDGSDTAAKPCYDQSALMRQYGVIKEICDSMLQLGWGAYQNDHEDANGQFEMNWNYDNALITADRHVFFKYMVKSIAEKHGLRATFMPKPFINLTGSGCHVHVSLWKKGGNAFSDPKGELGVSQLGYHFIGGLIHNADALCALTNPTVNSYKRINAPRTISGATWAPNTVTYTGNNRTHMIRIPDAGRFEFRLADGAANPYLLQAGVLASGLDGIENERDPGKRLDINMYTEGHKVRGAKRLPLNLLDALRALEKSKVLKDSLGTALVDGYLKLKTEEWNAYSRHLTQWEREHTLDI, encoded by the coding sequence ATGGCCCGTTTGCCGAAGCAGGTGAAGGACGCGGAAGGCCGCGCCTCGGCCGCCAGCGCCAGCCTTGCGACGATCGCGCAGGAGCGCGGCATCAAGTATTTCCTCATCTCCTACGTGGACCTGTTCGGTGGCCTGCGCGCCAAGCTCGTGCCCGCCAGCGCCATCGAGGAGATGCAGAAGGCGGGCGCGGGTTTCGCCGGCTTCGCCACCTGGCTCGACATGAGCCCGGCCGATCCGGATCTCTTCGCCGTGCCGGACCCGTCCTCCCTCATCCAGCTGCCGTGGAACCCGGAAGTGGGCTGGCTCGCCTCCGATCTCGTCATGGACGGCAAGATCGTGGAGCAGGCGCCGCGTTCGGTCCTGAAAGCCCAGCTCGCCCGCGCCGAGGCCCTCGGCTATGAGATGAAGAGCGGCGTCGAGTGCGAATATTTCCTCATCTCCGCCGATGGCTCGGCCATCCATGACGGCTCCGACACCGCCGCCAAGCCCTGCTACGACCAGTCGGCCCTGATGCGCCAGTATGGCGTCATCAAGGAGATCTGCGACAGCATGCTCCAGCTCGGCTGGGGCGCCTATCAGAACGACCATGAGGACGCCAACGGCCAGTTCGAGATGAACTGGAATTATGACAACGCCCTCATCACGGCGGACCGGCACGTCTTCTTCAAATATATGGTGAAAAGCATCGCCGAGAAGCACGGCCTGCGTGCCACCTTCATGCCGAAGCCCTTCATCAACCTCACCGGCTCGGGCTGCCACGTGCATGTGTCGCTGTGGAAGAAGGGCGGCAACGCCTTCTCCGATCCGAAGGGGGAACTGGGCGTCTCGCAGCTCGGCTATCACTTCATCGGCGGCCTCATCCACAATGCGGATGCGCTCTGCGCCCTCACCAATCCGACGGTGAATTCCTACAAGCGCATCAATGCCCCGCGCACCATTTCCGGCGCCACCTGGGCGCCGAACACGGTGACCTACACGGGCAACAACCGCACCCATATGATCCGCATTCCGGACGCGGGCCGCTTCGAATTCCGCCTCGCGGATGGCGCGGCGAACCCCTACCTGTTGCAGGCGGGCGTGCTGGCCTCGGGCCTCGACGGCATCGAGAACGAGCGCGATCCGGGCAAGCGGCTCGACATCAACATGTACACGGAAGGCCACAAAGTGCGCGGCGCCAAGCGCCTGCCGCTGAACTTGCTGGACGCCCTGCGCGCGCTCGAAAAGTCCAAGGTGCTGAAGGACTCCCTCGGCACCGCACTGGTGGACGGCTATCTGAAGCTGAAGACCGAGGAATGGAACGCCTATTCCCGCCACCTCACCCAGTGGGAACGCGAGCACACGCTGGACATCTGA
- a CDS encoding FMN-binding glutamate synthase family protein encodes MTAHNNVPRTLPRFSSTFDPHTLSEIRRAAATGIYDIRGGGTKRKLPHFDDLLFLGASVSRYPLEGYREKCGTDVVLGTRFAKKPVRLRTPVTIAGMSFGALSANAKEALGRGASAMGTSTTTGDGGMTPEERQSSQTLVYQYLPSRYGMNPNDLRKADAIEIVIGQGAKPGGGGMLLGQKITERVAGMRTLPAGIDQRSACRHPDWTGPDDLEIKIEELRELTDWEKPIYVKVGASRPYYDISLAVKSGADVVVLDGMQGGTAATQDVFIEHVGIPILAAIRPAVQALKDLGMHRKVQLIVSGGIRNGADVAKALALGADAVAIGTAALVALGDNDPIHEAEYQALGSTAGAYDDWHEGKDPAGITTQDPALAARLDPVKAGRRLANYLAVMTLEAQTIARACGKSHLHNLEPEDLVALTMEAAAMAGVPLAGTDWIPGKGGF; translated from the coding sequence ATGACCGCGCACAACAACGTGCCCCGCACCCTGCCCCGCTTCTCCTCCACCTTCGATCCGCACACGCTGTCCGAGATCCGGCGCGCGGCAGCGACCGGCATCTATGACATCCGCGGCGGCGGCACCAAGCGCAAGCTGCCGCATTTCGACGACCTGCTGTTCCTCGGCGCCTCCGTGTCGCGCTATCCGCTGGAAGGTTATCGCGAGAAGTGCGGCACCGACGTGGTGCTCGGCACGCGCTTCGCCAAGAAGCCGGTCCGCCTCAGGACGCCCGTGACCATCGCCGGCATGAGCTTCGGCGCGCTGTCGGCCAATGCCAAGGAAGCGCTGGGGCGCGGCGCCTCGGCCATGGGCACCTCCACCACCACGGGCGACGGCGGCATGACGCCGGAGGAGCGCCAGAGCTCGCAGACGCTGGTCTATCAGTATCTGCCCTCGCGTTACGGCATGAACCCCAACGATCTGCGCAAGGCGGACGCCATCGAGATCGTGATCGGCCAGGGCGCCAAGCCCGGCGGCGGCGGCATGCTGCTCGGCCAGAAGATCACCGAGCGCGTCGCCGGCATGCGCACCCTGCCCGCCGGCATCGACCAGCGCTCGGCCTGCCGCCATCCCGACTGGACCGGCCCCGATGATCTGGAGATCAAGATCGAGGAGCTGCGCGAGCTGACCGACTGGGAAAAGCCCATCTATGTGAAGGTCGGCGCCTCCCGCCCCTATTACGACATCTCGCTTGCCGTGAAGTCGGGCGCCGATGTGGTGGTGCTGGACGGCATGCAGGGCGGCACCGCCGCAACGCAGGACGTGTTCATCGAGCATGTGGGCATCCCGATCCTCGCCGCGATCCGCCCGGCGGTGCAGGCGCTGAAGGACCTCGGCATGCACCGCAAGGTGCAGCTCATCGTCTCCGGCGGCATCCGCAATGGTGCGGACGTGGCGAAGGCGCTCGCGCTGGGCGCCGATGCGGTCGCCATCGGCACGGCGGCTCTGGTGGCGCTGGGCGACAATGATCCGATCCACGAGGCCGAATATCAGGCGCTCGGCTCCACCGCCGGGGCCTATGACGACTGGCACGAGGGCAAGGACCCGGCGGGCATCACCACGCAGGATCCGGCGCTCGCCGCCCGGCTCGACCCGGTGAAGGCCGGGCGGCGCCTTGCCAACTATCTAGCGGTGATGACGCTGGAGGCGCAGACCATCGCCCGTGCCTGCGGCAAGAGCCATCTGCACAATCTGGAGCCGGAGGACCTCGTGGCCCTCACCATGGAAGCGGCCGCCATGGCTGGCGTGCCGCTTGCAGGCACCGACTGGATTCCGGGCAAGGGCGGCTTCTGA
- a CDS encoding protein glxC — translation MTAPATDLTFDLAAQPLRELNAALHKAGVETNARRWHVANPNGRHALAVGINAPLEVEIDGHVGYYCAGMNQQARVTINGNAGVGVAENMMSGFVHVKGDASQAAGATAHGGTLLIEGNASARCGISMKGVDIIVKGSIGHMSAFMGQAGHLIVFGDAGDALGDSLYEAKLFVRGTVKSLGADCIEKEMREEHKALLAEKLSAAGLAGTIDVSEFKRYGSARRLYNFHIDNVDAY, via the coding sequence ATGACCGCGCCAGCAACCGACCTCACCTTCGATCTCGCCGCCCAGCCGCTGCGCGAGTTGAACGCCGCCCTCCACAAGGCGGGCGTCGAGACCAACGCCCGCCGTTGGCATGTGGCGAACCCCAACGGCCGCCATGCGCTGGCGGTTGGCATCAACGCCCCGCTGGAGGTCGAGATCGACGGCCACGTTGGGTATTACTGCGCCGGCATGAACCAGCAGGCCCGCGTGACCATCAACGGCAATGCGGGCGTCGGCGTCGCCGAGAACATGATGAGCGGCTTCGTCCATGTGAAGGGCGACGCCAGCCAGGCGGCGGGCGCCACCGCCCATGGCGGCACGCTGCTGATCGAGGGCAATGCCTCGGCCCGCTGCGGCATCTCCATGAAGGGCGTGGACATCATCGTGAAGGGCTCCATCGGCCACATGAGCGCCTTCATGGGGCAGGCCGGCCACCTCATCGTGTTCGGCGATGCGGGCGATGCGCTGGGCGACAGCCTCTATGAAGCAAAACTCTTCGTGCGCGGCACGGTGAAGAGCCTCGGCGCCGACTGCATCGAGAAGGAGATGCGCGAGGAGCACAAGGCGCTGCTGGCGGAAAAGCTCAGCGCAGCCGGCCTTGCCGGGACCATCGATGTCTCGGAATTCAAGCGCTACGGCTCGGCCCGGCGGCTCTACAACTTCCACATCGACAATGTCGATGCCTATTGA
- a CDS encoding class II glutamine amidotransferase, with the protein MCGIVGIFLKDPKLEPELGQMLSSMLCVMTDRGPDSAGFAVYGAGTADHVKLSLRAAAGYDFEALARSLSVSAGGAPGLSVRATHAVIEVPAAAEAAVRAALASDHPEVALVGSGARMEIFKEVGLPSDVALRFDLSKMRGTHGIGHTRMATESAVTTAGAHPFSTGRDQCLVHNGSLSNHNDLRRVLTREGLTFATENDSEVAAGYLTWRMREGATLGEALKAGLDDLDGFYTFVVGTESGFGVLRDPIACKPAVMAETDQYVAFGSEYRALVDLPGIAKAKVFEPEPATVYFWDRAA; encoded by the coding sequence ATGTGCGGCATTGTCGGCATCTTTCTGAAAGACCCGAAGCTCGAACCCGAGCTCGGCCAAATGCTCTCTTCCATGCTCTGCGTGATGACCGATCGGGGGCCGGACAGTGCCGGCTTCGCGGTCTATGGCGCCGGCACGGCGGACCATGTGAAGCTCTCTCTGCGGGCAGCGGCGGGCTATGATTTCGAGGCGCTGGCCCGCAGCCTCTCGGTGAGCGCCGGCGGCGCGCCGGGCCTCTCCGTCCGCGCCACCCACGCCGTCATCGAGGTGCCGGCCGCTGCCGAGGCAGCGGTGCGCGCGGCCTTGGCCAGCGACCATCCGGAGGTCGCCCTGGTGGGCTCCGGCGCCCGCATGGAAATCTTCAAGGAAGTGGGCCTGCCGAGCGACGTGGCGCTGCGCTTCGATCTCTCCAAGATGCGCGGCACCCACGGCATCGGCCACACCCGCATGGCCACCGAAAGCGCCGTGACCACCGCCGGCGCCCATCCCTTCTCCACCGGCCGCGACCAGTGCCTCGTGCACAATGGCTCGCTGTCGAACCACAACGACCTGCGCCGCGTGCTCACCCGCGAAGGCCTCACCTTCGCCACCGAGAACGACAGCGAGGTGGCCGCCGGCTATCTCACCTGGCGCATGCGCGAAGGCGCAACACTCGGCGAGGCACTGAAGGCGGGCCTCGACGATCTCGATGGCTTCTACACCTTCGTGGTGGGCACCGAGAGCGGCTTCGGCGTGCTGCGCGATCCCATCGCCTGCAAGCCCGCCGTGATGGCCGAGACCGACCAGTATGTGGCCTTCGGCTCCGAATACCGGGCGCTCGTGGACCTGCCCGGCATCGCGAAGGCCAAGGTCTTCGAACCCGAACCTGCCACCGTCTATTTCTGGGACCGCGCCGCATGA
- a CDS encoding helix-turn-helix domain-containing protein: MRVPDRRSKAAKDETETASYITGSGAPAAGATSLEQALGIQVRSIRRQLDLTVSDLANAAGISVGMLSKIENGQISPSLSTLQSVARALNVPITALFSTFEERHDCSYVKAGQGVVIERRGTKVGHQYELLGHGLGGDIVVEPYLITLTQEAVPYTSFRHGGVEFIHMLSGEVVYRHGDRTYHLRPGDSLMFDSAAAHGPEELITRPMTYLSIIVYSRQAE, from the coding sequence ATGAGAGTGCCGGACCGCAGAAGCAAAGCCGCCAAGGACGAAACCGAGACAGCCTCCTACATCACGGGTTCCGGTGCGCCCGCCGCCGGCGCGACCAGCCTCGAGCAGGCCCTCGGAATCCAAGTCCGCTCCATCCGGCGCCAGCTCGACCTCACCGTCTCCGATCTCGCCAATGCGGCGGGAATCTCCGTGGGCATGCTCTCGAAGATCGAGAACGGGCAGATCTCCCCCTCCCTCTCCACGCTCCAGTCCGTCGCGCGGGCGCTCAATGTGCCCATCACGGCGCTGTTCTCCACCTTCGAGGAGCGGCACGACTGCTCCTATGTGAAGGCAGGCCAGGGCGTCGTCATCGAGCGCCGCGGCACGAAGGTCGGCCACCAGTACGAACTGCTGGGCCACGGGCTCGGCGGCGACATCGTGGTGGAGCCCTATCTCATCACGCTCACGCAGGAAGCCGTGCCCTACACCAGCTTCCGCCATGGCGGGGTGGAGTTCATCCACATGCTGTCCGGCGAGGTGGTCTATCGCCACGGCGACCGCACCTACCACCTGCGGCCCGGCGATTCCCTCATGTTCGATTCCGCCGCCGCCCATGGGCCGGAGGAATTGATCACCCGCCCGATGACCTATCTCTCCATCATCGTCTACAGCCGGCAGGCGGAGTGA